A DNA window from Lycium ferocissimum isolate CSIRO_LF1 unplaced genomic scaffold, AGI_CSIRO_Lferr_CH_V1 ctg22164, whole genome shotgun sequence contains the following coding sequences:
- the LOC132043231 gene encoding uncharacterized protein LOC132043231 produces the protein MVDGTKSNMVTRGIPSTLQNFGYPSFDLGISQQQHDVVAGSAERIIAERRTKNNHDPSHMQRLKKPVVTKSTKKIVTGKEMKRKKVVQHEAGEQEEFDPAMKQDDKFFVQYPPSHAIRYASYMNPKVKKELKDKLIDRQFELFSKTIFGKYLDMQHREVQPQMFRCFIVRELKKCTPTSFVIDVNGFELTFKLFDFALMTGLKCFGEEIVVNSKKNRLLDTYFGGSNKSVKKGECFEDQNWGVDDDADGDAVKIALLYFIHTYILSGEKNNVVIPRLHFDLVESGRYVDYTWGKEAFDDLVRSLHHKMDKTKQYYCLCGFPFAMQAWLYECCSNVYPNLAVKNGDRIPRMFNWKTIDGTPHFKDLMTGMFNDDESEDRPTYRNIVPTISEIEELGLRPYLSGKSASTIQQQVADDYDDFSSTPPHVSAAKQPQNKGVSQSPPHKKPRQMPMVPSPSKKTTSPITRFGSHSSGGRLTKRHELASTGHASAMEKESAPIPNPPSVVPIDVPSTSKSKDISILREELNEYKNKDLHKAINENFAKVFEYIKVNQTK, from the exons ATGGTAGACGGAACAAAATCAAACATGGTTACTCGAGGTATACCTTCTACTCTTCAAAATTTTGGTTATCCTTCTTTTGATTTGGGGATttctcaacaacaacatgatGTTGTTGCAGGTTCGGCTGAGAGAATCATTGCTGAAAGAAGGACGAAAAATAATCATGATCCTTCCCACATGCAAAGGCTTAAAAAACCGGtagtcacaaaatcaacaaagaaaatagtTACCGGAAAAGAGATGAAGAGGAAAAAAGTCGTACAACATGAAGCAGGAGAACAGGAAGAGTTTGACCCAGCGATGAAGCAG GATGATAAATTCTTTGTCCAATATCCTCCCAGTCATGCAATACGATATGCTTCTTACATGAACCCGAAAGTtaaaaaagaattgaaggacAAGCTTATCGATAGACAGTTTGAACTCTTTTCCAAGACTATATTTGGGAAATACCTCGACATGCAGCATCGTGAAGTTCAACCACAGATGTTCAGGTGTTTTATCGTTAGAGAGCTGAAAAAATGTACACCCACTTCCTTTGTTATTGATGTTAATGGTTTCGAATTGACGTTCAAGCTTTTCGATTTTGCATTAATGACTGGGTTGAAGTGTTTTGGTGAAGAAATTGTTGTTAACTCTAAGAAAAACAGACTGTTGGATACATATTTTGGGGGTTCCAACAAAAGTGTGAAAAAGGGTGAATGCTTTGAGGATCAGAATTGGGGCGTTGACGATGATGCAGACGGAGATGCTGTAAAGATTGCATTACTGTATTTTATCCATACATACATCTTATCCGGTGAGAAAAACAATGTCGTCATTCCAAGGCTTCATTTTGACTTGGTAGAGAGTGGGCGGTACGTAGACTATACATGGGGAAAGGAAGCGTTTGATGATTTGGTCAGAAGTCTTCACCATAAGATGGATAAGACAAAACAGTATTATTGTCTTTGTGGTTTTCCGTTTGCTATGCAAGCATGGCTATACGAGTGCTGCTCCAACGTTTACCCAAATTTGGCAGTAAAAAATGGAGATCGTATTCCCAGAATGTTCAACTGGAAAACCATAGACGGGACTCCACACTTTAAAGATCTCATGACTGGCATGTTCAATGATGACGAGTCAGAG GACCGTCCTACTTATAGGAATATTGTGCCGACCATCAGTGAGATTGAGGAACTTGGATTGCGTCCATATCTCTCCGGTAAATCTGCATCGACAATTCAACAACAGGTGGCGGATGACTATGATGATTTTAGTTCGACACCACCCCATGTGTCTGCGGCCAAGCAGCCTCAAAATAAAGGTGTATCACAATCTCCACCTCACAAGAAGCCTAGACAGATGCCAATGGTACCATCGCCATCGAAGAAGACCACATCTCCAATTACACGTTTTGGTAGTCATTCGAGTGGTGGACGATTGACCAAACGTCATGAGTTGGCATCAACTGGGCATGCTTCAGCAATGGAAAAGGAATCAGCTCCAATACCCAACCCCCCGTCTGTTGTTCCTATTGACGTCCCATCCACCAGCAAATCCAAGGATATCTCTATTCTGAGGGAGGAACTCAATGAGTATAAGAATAAA GATCTTCACAAAGCCATCAACGAAAACTTTGCCAAGGTTTTTGAATATATTAAAGTGAATCAAACTAAATAA
- the LOC132043232 gene encoding uncharacterized protein LOC132043232 isoform X3, which produces MQTNTGHAASTEGVGMQRFDVPDIGMDHRNGSGETLKASTEELQEGGDNSGEQKESTEDRPIFETPPKVGENVIPLSQFLLLDELFPSQTPERRMILHPSVAQNRRPSKYQVSHDSASGKYI; this is translated from the exons ATGCAAACCAACACGGGTCATGCAGCGTCAACAGAG GGAGTTGGTATGCAACGGTTTGATGTGCCTGATATTGGAATGGATCACCGCAACGGGAGTGGGGAAACATTAAAGGCATCTACTGAAGAACTTCAAGAAGGTGGTGATAATTCTGGAGAACAAAAAGAATCGACG GAAGATCGTCCTATTTTTGAAACGCCGCCCAAAGTTGGTGAGAATGTGATACCCTTATCTCAGTTTCTTTTGCTTGACGAGCTGTTTCCAAGCCAAACTCCCGAAAGACGAATGATTTTGCATCCATCAGTCGCCCAGAATAGGCGTCCTAGTAAATACCAAGTT
- the LOC132043232 gene encoding uncharacterized protein LOC132043232 isoform X1 translates to MQTNTGHAASTEGVGMQRFDVPDIGMDHRNGSGETLKASTEELQEGGDNSGEQKESTEYIVQFLEDTVSDKSPVVSAKSADIAEVLADISRTGWSSGPSHDKSVVLQEDRPIFETPPKVGENVIPLSQFLLLDELFPSQTPERRMILHPSVAQNRRPSKYQVSHDSASGKYI, encoded by the exons ATGCAAACCAACACGGGTCATGCAGCGTCAACAGAG GGAGTTGGTATGCAACGGTTTGATGTGCCTGATATTGGAATGGATCACCGCAACGGGAGTGGGGAAACATTAAAGGCATCTACTGAAGAACTTCAAGAAGGTGGTGATAATTCTGGAGAACAAAAAGAATCGACG GAATACATAGTTCAGTTTCTCGAAGACACCGTATCTGACAAATCACCAGTCGTATCAGCAAAGTCCGCTGACATAGCAGAGGTCCTAGCTGATATTTCTCGCACAGGCTGGTCTTCGGGGCCCTCTCATGACAAGAGTGTTGTATTGCAGGAAGATCGTCCTATTTTTGAAACGCCGCCCAAAGTTGGTGAGAATGTGATACCCTTATCTCAGTTTCTTTTGCTTGACGAGCTGTTTCCAAGCCAAACTCCCGAAAGACGAATGATTTTGCATCCATCAGTCGCCCAGAATAGGCGTCCTAGTAAATACCAAGTT
- the LOC132043232 gene encoding uncharacterized protein LOC132043232 isoform X2, which yields MQTNTGHAASTEGVGMQRFDVPDIGMDHRNGSGETLKASTEELQEGGDNSGEQKESTEYIVQFLEDTVSDKSPVVSAKSADIAEEDRPIFETPPKVGENVIPLSQFLLLDELFPSQTPERRMILHPSVAQNRRPSKYQVSHDSASGKYI from the exons ATGCAAACCAACACGGGTCATGCAGCGTCAACAGAG GGAGTTGGTATGCAACGGTTTGATGTGCCTGATATTGGAATGGATCACCGCAACGGGAGTGGGGAAACATTAAAGGCATCTACTGAAGAACTTCAAGAAGGTGGTGATAATTCTGGAGAACAAAAAGAATCGACG GAATACATAGTTCAGTTTCTCGAAGACACCGTATCTGACAAATCACCAGTCGTATCAGCAAAGTCCGCTGACATAGCAGAG GAAGATCGTCCTATTTTTGAAACGCCGCCCAAAGTTGGTGAGAATGTGATACCCTTATCTCAGTTTCTTTTGCTTGACGAGCTGTTTCCAAGCCAAACTCCCGAAAGACGAATGATTTTGCATCCATCAGTCGCCCAGAATAGGCGTCCTAGTAAATACCAAGTT